The following are encoded together in the Peromyscus leucopus breed LL Stock chromosome 1, UCI_PerLeu_2.1, whole genome shotgun sequence genome:
- the Fpr2 gene encoding N-formyl peptide receptor 2, giving the protein MEANYSIPLNASEVVVYDSITSRVLWILSMVVLSITFFLGVLGNGLVIWVAGFRMAHTVTTICYLNLALADFSFTATLPFLITSMAMKEKWPFGWFLCKLIHIVVDINLFGSVFLIALIALDRCICVLHPVWAQNHRTVSLARKVIVGPWILALILTMPIFLFLTTVRDPRGNVYCTFSFKSWGDTDVDRLNTAITMLTARGIIRFVIGFSMPMSIVAICYGLIAAKIRRRDLVNSNRPLRVLTAVVASFFICWFPFQLVALLGTVWLKEMILGGGYKILDMLVHPTSSLAFFNSCLNPMVYVFMGQDFRKRLIHSLPSSLERALSEEPAQISGTGTNSLPADIEIKAI; this is encoded by the coding sequence ATGGAAGCCAACTACTCCATCCCTCTGAATGCATCAGAAGTGGTGGTCTATGATTCTATCACCTCCAGAGTTCTCTGGATCCTCTCAATGGTGGTCCTCTCCATCACTTTTTTCCTAGGGGTGCTGGGCAATGGGCTTGTGATCTGGGTAGCTGGATTCCGGATGGCACACACTGTCACAACTATCTGTTATCTGAACCTGGCTTTGGCTGACTTCTCTTTCACGGCTACTCTACCATTCCTCATCACCTCAATGGCCATGAAAGAAAAATGGCCGTTTGGCTGGTTCTTGTGTAAATTAATTCATATTGTGGTGGACATAAACCTATTTGGAAGTGTCTTCTTGATTGCTCTCATTGCTTTGGACCGCTGTATTTGTGTCTTGCATCCAGTCTGGGCTCAGAACCACCGCACTGTGAGCCTGGCTAGGAAGGTTATCGTTGGACCCTGGATTCTTGCTCTCATCCTCACAATGCCTATTTTCCTCTTCTTGACTACAGTTAGAGATCCAAGAGGGAATGTGTACTGTACATTCAGCTTTAAGTCCTGGGGTGACACTGATGTGGACCGATTGAACACAGCTATCACTATGCTAACAGCTAGAGGGATCATCAGGTTCGTTATTGGCTTCAGCATGCCCATGTCCATCGTTGCCATCTGCTACGGACTCATCGCTGCCAAGATCCGCAGAAGAGACCTTGTTAATTCCAACCGTCCCTTACGTGTCCTTACTGCAGTTGTGGCTTCCTTCTTTATCTGTTGGTTTCCCTTTCAACTGGTGGCCCTTTTAGGCACAGTCTGGCTCAAAGAGATGATTTTAGGTGGTGGTTATAAAATTCTTGACATGTTGGTTCACCCAACAAGCTCATTGGCCTTCTTCAATAGCTGCCTCAACCCGATGGTCTATGTTTTCATGGGCCAGGACTTTAGAAAACGACTGATTCATTCCCTGCCTTCCAGTCTGGAGAGAGCCCTGAGTGAAGAACCTGCCCAGATCAGTGGTACAGGCACCAATTCACTTCCTGCAGACattgaaataaaagcaatatga